The Catenulispora sp. EB89 DNA segment CAGGCTGCTCGGCGTGGCGTGCAGGGCGCCGGGCTGCACCGGGTCCGGGAACGTGGTGAGCACCGGGGTGGTGCTCCAGCCGGAGTTCCCGCTGCCGAGGTTGAAGGTGTACGCGCCGGCCACGTTGCCCGGGTAGCTGTTGTTGTACGTGCCCGAGACGCCGATCCCGCTCGCGGTCACGCCGCTCACGCTCGCCGCGCCGCCGGTCTCGGCCTCGAACACGGTGGTGCCGGTGTTCTGCACGTTCACGTTGCTGATGTTCACGCCGTTGGCGAGGTGGCCGGTGCCGTCGCCGCCGACGATCTCGAAGGCCTCATAGGGGCTGTCGAGGATCGCGCCGCCGCTGTAGTTGATCGTGACGTTGCTGAAGTCCGAGTTGTACGGGTCGAACTGGACGGCGCCCATCACGTGGCTCCAGTTCGGGTTGTAGGCGCCGGCCCGGATCAGGTAGTTGCCGGAGACGGTGATGGTCCCGGACAGCGGGGAGAACGGCTGGAGGAACGCCTCGTTGGAGATGGCCAGGCCGCTGCCCAACGCGTTGTCGTCGGCGATCACGTTGTTGGAGATGGTGTTGTTCGACCCGCCGTAGTCGGCGATGCCGTTGGCCAGCGTGGGCGCCACGATCGTGTTGTTCGCGAAGGTGATGCCGGAGTCGGCGGTCGGATAGGACCAGATCGCCAGCCCGTCGTCGCCGGTACCGCGCAGGAAGTTGTTCTTCACGGTGTTGTTCGTGGCGTTGCCGTTGAAGTTCAGGCCGTCGGCGTCGGTGGACTCCACCACGCTGTTCTCGACCGTGCCGTTGCTGTTGCCGTACTGCAGCCAGAACCCGACGTTGGTGTCCTGGATCCACAGCCCGTCCACGGTGAAGCCGCTGCCCAGCGAGCCGTCGATGCCGTTCGCCGAGCTGTCGTCATGGCGTCCGACGGTGTTGCCGAGGATCGCGAAGCCGCTGAGGTTCACCGGCCCGGAGACCGACGAGCTGTTGTGGATGAACATGTTCGTTTTGATCTGCGAGTACCAGTTGCCGGCCCCGATGATCGTCGCCTTCTGCGTCTGGATCGCGTTGTTCACCAGGTAGGTGCCCGGCGGGATCCACACCGAGGTGTTCGCGTTGTTCGCGGCGGTGATCGCGGTGTTGAAGGCGTTGCTGGAGTCGGCGGCGCCGGTGGGGTCGGCGCCCTCGCTGGTCACGGAGATCGAGCCGGACGGCTGGCTCGCCGCCGCCGGGACGTTCCAGAAGTCCGCGACGTCGATCGTGTACGGCACCGCGGTGTCGGTCGAGTCGACCTGCAGCTTCACGACCGTGCCCTGCGGCAGGGTCTGACCGAACATCATCCGCGCGTCGTCGAAGAACTTGTGCGTCTTGCTGCCGGTGATGCCGCCGGTGCTGATGTAGCTGTACGCCGAGGTGAGCGCGAGCTCCTTGCTCTGCTTGGTGCCGTTGACGTACACCGACAGCGAGCCGGACGCGCCCTGGTTGAGGTTGTAGTGCACGTCGACGGCGTTCGCGGCGCTGCTCAGCGTGAACTGCACGTACTGGCCGGACCCGGTCAGCTGCACGGCCTCGCGCCCGGAGGCCTCGCTGGCGACGGTGCCCTGGGTGAAGTCGGGGCCGAGCAGGGTGCCGGTGTTGGTCGAGGCCTCGGCCTCGTACTCGGTGAACGGCAGGTTCACGCCGGTGCCGCTGGGCACGTTGAACGGCGACCGGGCCCAGTACGGCGGCGTGCCGGGGCCGTTCATCGCGTGCGCGGGCGCGGCGCCGACCAGCAGGGTCATGCCGGCGACGGCGCTCGCCGCGGCCGTGGCCAGCGCGGTCAGCCGTCTGCGCAGGGGTGGGGCGGAGATGCGGTGTCCGATGACACTCATGCGTCCTCCAGGGCGATTGGTGGATGTGCCTTGTGGGGTGGATCGCACGGCACATCGTTGCAAGGGCGACAGGTGATTGCAAGACTCTGACAGGTCTACGAAATATCACGTTCATTCAACGGAACTCGTGGATCACCGAGTGGAAACGCTGGCCTGCGGGGAAATCGGCGGCCGGAGGCGGGGGTGACGGCGGCCGTTGTGTTGGACTCGGCGATGAAACAAGGCCCGAGCGCGATCCGGGACCTCTCGGCTGCGGCTACTTGCCGAACTGCTCGCCACGAACTATTTTCGCGGCCACCACTGACCGCCACCGACGACCACCCACCACCGACCACCGACCACCACCGACGACCCCCTCAGCCGGCGAGGAGCCGCGCATGTCCGTAGTCTCGCCGCCGCCTCCCGTCCGGGCCCGGCTGGAGCAGCAGCGCCTGCGCGGCGGCGCCCTGGGGCTGCTGGACATCGCCGGGTCGACGATGGCCAACATCGGGCCGGCGATGAGCTTCTACTTCAGCTTCGGGTTCCTGGCCACCGCCTCCGGCGTCGCCTCGCCGCTGACGATCATCGCGGCCGGCGTCGCCGTCGCGCTGCTGGGGAACACGCTCGCGCAGTTCTCCCGTGCGCATCCCTCCGCGGGCAGCTTCATCACCTTCGTCGGGACCACGTTCGGCGGTGCGAGCGCCGTCGCGACCGCGCTGCTGGCCGCGCTCGGCTACATCATCGGGATCTCCGCGGTGATCGCGGTGTCCGGCGGGTTCCTGGCCACCACGCTGGAGTTCTACGCCGGGTGGAGTCCGCCGTGGGTGGTGTGGACGCTGGTGCTGACCGCGGCCTCGGCGGCGTTGATCGTGCGCGGGATCGTGCTGTCGACGAAGGTCGCCGGGTTCTTCTTCGCCGTCGAGCTGGTGATGCTGCTGGTGGTGTCGGTCGCGGCGATCGTCAAGCACGGCGGCCACCTGTCGGCGGCGCCGTTCCTGCCCAGCCGCATCAAGGGCGGGATGTCGGGGCTGGCCGAGGGCTTCCCGCTGGCGGTGTACCTGTTCATCGGGTGGGAGAACTCTGCGGCACTGGCCGAGGAGAGCGAGAACCCGCGGCGGGACGTGGGGCGTGCGGTGTTCTCCTCGGTCGCGGTGATGTCGCTGAGCTACGTGCTGTTCGCGTACGCGACGGTCACCGGGTTCGGATACGACGTGCACAAGGTCGGCGCGGCGGACGTGCCGTTCCTCGTGGTGGCGCGCGGGACGCTGGGGGTTCTGGCGTTCCTGGCGTACCTCGCCGGGCTCACCTCGACGGTCGGCTCGCTCATCGCCGGCGCCAACTCGCAGACCCGGCTGCTGTTCAACGCCGGGCGGGAGCGGCTGTTCCCGGCGTTCCTGGGGTACGTGCACCCGACGCGGCGCACGCCGACGAACGCCATCCTCACCTTCATCGCCGCCGCGCTGGTCATCATCGGCGGCTGGGGCCTGGGGCACCTGATCGGAGGCGGCGGGGGAACCGGGCCCGGGCACCGGGGACCGATGGACGCCACCGTGTTCTTCGCCGAGGCCTCGTCGATGGGGTCGATCCTGATCCTGCTGGTCTACCTGGCGGCGAACGTCGCGCTGCCGTTCTACTACCGCAGATACCGGCCCACGGAGTTCCGGGTGGTGCGGCACGTCGTGCTGCCGGCGCTCGGTGCGGCGGTGATCGTCGTGCCGCTGTACTTCCTGGTGAAGCCGGGGCAGCCCGCGCCGTACAGTTGGTTCCCGTATGTCTCGCTCGCCCTGCTGGTCGCCTCGGTGGCGTACGCGCTCGTGCTGACGCGGCGCGACCCGGCGCTCGGCGAGCGGGTCGGGGCGGTCGTCGCCGACGGTTATGAGGAATGAGTGAGCGTATCGACCTGCGCGGCTACCGCTCGCCCCGCGATTTAGAGTGTCTAGCGTGGCGAACTCCGCGGGCAAGTTCGGGCCCTACCCGGCGCCGGCCTCGGCCGCGCCGGCCCGCGGCGCGAACACCGCCCGGCTCCCGGTCCGGCAGCAGACCGGCGCCGAGCTGATCCGCTCCCGGATAGCACTGCGGGTGCGCCTCGGGGTGCTCGCGCCCGGCGAGCGGCTGCCGGACACCGGCGTCATCGCCGACGAGCTCGGCATGAGCGAGA contains these protein-coding regions:
- a CDS encoding discoidin domain-containing protein, giving the protein MSVIGHRISAPPLRRRLTALATAAASAVAGMTLLVGAAPAHAMNGPGTPPYWARSPFNVPSGTGVNLPFTEYEAEASTNTGTLLGPDFTQGTVASEASGREAVQLTGSGQYVQFTLSSAANAVDVHYNLNQGASGSLSVYVNGTKQSKELALTSAYSYISTGGITGSKTHKFFDDARMMFGQTLPQGTVVKLQVDSTDTAVPYTIDVADFWNVPAAASQPSGSISVTSEGADPTGAADSSNAFNTAITAANNANTSVWIPPGTYLVNNAIQTQKATIIGAGNWYSQIKTNMFIHNSSSVSGPVNLSGFAILGNTVGRHDDSSANGIDGSLGSGFTVDGLWIQDTNVGFWLQYGNSNGTVENSVVESTDADGLNFNGNATNNTVKNNFLRGTGDDGLAIWSYPTADSGITFANNTIVAPTLANGIADYGGSNNTISNNVIADDNALGSGLAISNEAFLQPFSPLSGTITVSGNYLIRAGAYNPNWSHVMGAVQFDPYNSDFSNVTINYSGGAILDSPYEAFEIVGGDGTGHLANGVNISNVNVQNTGTTVFEAETGGAASVSGVTASGIGVSGTYNNSYPGNVAGAYTFNLGSGNSGWSTTPVLTTFPDPVQPGALHATPSSLNFGDVNSGSTSAPQSVTVNNPGTSAAALSGISATGPFTQTNNCGSSLAAGASCTAQVTFKPTAGGNATGTLTVATSAPGGPLSVALSGRGITSSTNLALGQPATASSTQGTFVASNATDGNTGSYWESQDGSGYPQTITVDLGSTQSIGSTTLNLPPSSAWNTRTETLSVLGSTDGTTFSQIVGSAGYTFNPSSGNTVTIALPSGTSARYVRLSFTANTGWSAAQLSEFQIFPGGSSTGNPSALTASPSSVSFGNQAVGSTSGAQTVTVTNPGSVAAAISSVGATGPFAQTNNCGSALAAGASCAVQVTFTPTASGAANGTLSVASNAPSSPLTVALSGTGTTSGNTNLALNQPTTASGTTQNYVSSNAVDGNTSSYWESTDNAFPQWIQVDLGASHSVSRIVLDLPPSSSWGTRTQTIQIQGSTDGTNYTTLAPSAGYTFDPSTGNTATATFTAANVRYVKLTFTANTGWPAGQLSELEVFSQ
- a CDS encoding APC family permease translates to MSVVSPPPPVRARLEQQRLRGGALGLLDIAGSTMANIGPAMSFYFSFGFLATASGVASPLTIIAAGVAVALLGNTLAQFSRAHPSAGSFITFVGTTFGGASAVATALLAALGYIIGISAVIAVSGGFLATTLEFYAGWSPPWVVWTLVLTAASAALIVRGIVLSTKVAGFFFAVELVMLLVVSVAAIVKHGGHLSAAPFLPSRIKGGMSGLAEGFPLAVYLFIGWENSAALAEESENPRRDVGRAVFSSVAVMSLSYVLFAYATVTGFGYDVHKVGAADVPFLVVARGTLGVLAFLAYLAGLTSTVGSLIAGANSQTRLLFNAGRERLFPAFLGYVHPTRRTPTNAILTFIAAALVIIGGWGLGHLIGGGGGTGPGHRGPMDATVFFAEASSMGSILILLVYLAANVALPFYYRRYRPTEFRVVRHVVLPALGAAVIVVPLYFLVKPGQPAPYSWFPYVSLALLVASVAYALVLTRRDPALGERVGAVVADGYEE